Genomic segment of Sebastes umbrosus isolate fSebUmb1 chromosome 19, fSebUmb1.pri, whole genome shotgun sequence:
TGGATGAGCTGTTTTGCTTtgaatttcttcttttttcattCTCTTGCATCCATCCCTGACTTTCTACCTTTATAAAATCCAATACTCTGAAAACTGTTATCTCTTTCTCATTTCTCTCCTGAAATCCCACCACCCCACCTCCTCTCAGTCAGCAGGGAACTTTGTCATCTCCTTTGAAAATAGTTGACAATATCCTCAGCTAACACAGTCCTCTCCAGTTTCCTCAATAACTCCTCTAACTTCAATGACTTTGGTCCCCCTCcgactctcctctccttctgatCCAATGTCATTCTCCAGCTTACAAATCAACACCGCTGATCCACTCTGTTTCGTGACTATTGTGATCATCTCCCACTGACATCAAGCTGCATACCATTCACCTCTCGGCTATAGTTAACTCCTCCTCGAGAGGATTCAGACCTCGAGCCATCTGGCATCACAAAGTGCAGACGCTATGGTTTACCTCCTTTCATTTCTATCCAAAACTCTCAGATATGCCAGCTTACTCAATATCTTCCACAGAACAGCCTGTGGGATCCCAATCACACTGTCCAAGCATGAAATGCAAGTGTGCCAGCACCACAGTGAAGGCATCAACATGGGAGGCCTCCACAAACAAGCTAGACTATCActttatttctgtcactttaTTTGGAGAGTTTTCCTTGTGCAGAGGAGCCGTGGCTTATTTAAAGAATTAAGTAGCATCCTCAATATGCAAAATACCAGCGTTTgagtcaagaccacctaaaccaaCACCAAGTCATGGCCAGGACCAGAGTTTATCAAGACAGAGACAAGACCAAgtctttgaggggttgagaccaagtcaagaccaagatcAAGGCAGGGCGAGACTGggtcaagaccaagactttgaggggttgagaccaagtcaagaccaaggcAAGGTAAGACCGATTCAAGACCAAGACCCGACCAGGACCAGAGTTTATCAAGACAGAGACAAGACCAAatctttgaggggttgagaccaagtcaacACCAAGACCAAGACAGGGCGAGACTGGGTCAAGACCAAGCCTTTGAGGGGTCAAGACCAAGGCAGGGCGAGACTGggtcaagaccaagactttgagggttCAAGACCAAGGCAGGGCGAGACTGggtcaagaccaagactttgaggggttgagaccaagtccAGACCAAGACCAAGTTAAGgccgagtcaagaccaagaccaggcCAGTGCGGGTCCTacactgcatgacacacttaagataaaatgtggaacatgcaaaccatCGGCTCTCTTCAAATTGATCTGAATGATCCACATTTCCATAAAAACAGCCACAGAAAACCAATGaagattcctcttcattcacctcttttattgccatttactgtatatgtgtgtatgtataagtGTACCATGAAATCgtcttgataaaataatcaaacagCATTGCAAATGTGAAGTTTTCTTTGTTTCCTATGAGCAATAATgctgttaacaaataaatcagacaataaACAGGCAGTTTAGTGATATCCCCGCTGTTGTGGTCCTCTTTGTCCAAGACCGAGTAAAAATGCTTTTTGATTCCGAGacgagaccttcaaaaagtggtcttgGGACTGGtctcaagaccaagaccaatgTCAAGTACTATAACACTACTAAATACTATTTATAGAGAATCATTTAGTTGTTGCAGGTACTTAGATATCTGTACCATATGGAGACTAAACATCAACAAAGTCAACCTGATGTCGCTGGATGAAATCTCAAAGGATCACCAAAGCAATGGCTTtgtcctctggggaccatgaatgacTACACAAAATTTCAaattgtacagacattcatggtccccagaggatgaatgaaGAGAAACTGAGAAGTTTCAGAAGCCAGCTCAAAAACAATAACTGATTGTGATACAGTAGACCAGGAAATATGACTTTTATAATATTACTTCTGGATTCAGATATTCAGGCCTCAAATCTCAAAGGATTGCCACCAAAGCAATGGCTTtgtcctctggggaccatgaatggcAGCACATCATTTCACTGCTATCCATCCGATAgcagcatggctctagggatggcaatatAGGTCTGTCAGtttgttcagactgaaatacctCAACATTTACTAGATGTatttgtgcagacattcatggtccccagaggataaatCCAACTCAGGTTATCCCCTGACTTCTTTGTAGCTCCACCAAGAGGCTGACATTaatggttttgagtgaaatgtctcaacaactattggatggattgccatgaaatttcaTACAGAGAGAAGAAGTCACACATTGGACAATGCCTAGGTGCTAGCTGTTAAAACTAAACAGAACTGTCATCCCAAACAaagcattatattatatatcctACATTTATTAATAAGAACATTCACAATAATCACTCAAAAACAGCAGGAGGTCCGTAGAGGCCCGTTTACGCCAGGCGTTGGGGTTGCGAACACTAAACTGATTATTCTGGAGGGTCGCAACTCGaatagtttgagaaccactgatctagcacatcatcaggtcaaaatttctaTTTTGGTTTtagaccaaatacctgcaaaactaatgagaTTCCCATCAGCTgcattgtgtttagtgctaattagcacatgttagcatgcacactaaactaagatggtgaacatagtaaacattatacttgctaaacatcagcgtgctgttagggctgtgtattggcaaaaatctggtgatacgatacgtgTCGTGATACAGGGgtcacgattcaatatattgcgatatgtAATGTAATTAAGGCGATATATTGATATTATCTATTTTTAGGAAAACCGTcctagtataaagaacacaccatcatatgcatAAACTAAAAACAGTGAGATCTGCaattacatttatcacagtctctgtaacatccaacatcatagcactactttgagaggacacatacgGAGAGGACGCAtctctttgaaaatgaaattaagtattgactgagttcatctttgcatgcaaactattaattaaaaatctatagtgtttttgataatcgatacagtatcacaaaacataatatcgcgatattcgaTTTTTCCGATATTTTCAGACACCCCTACATATTATGTAATGTTAGCTGGTGTTGTTTAGTCTTGTTGAGTcgggaccaaagtggtggaccatcAATAGCTTGGCTAAAAACCAAATGAGCAAAGAGCAATAACTAACATTTCTCTACAAAACTTAAAAAGTGGGTCAGTGTAtaacatgttaaaaataaacGACTggttgaaagtgtgtgtgtgcgtcagtgCAGTGTGAAACTCACAGGAAGAGGTTCTCCATTATCTCATGGTAGTCCTCGCTGTCGCTGTCTGGCAGGAAGCAGGCAGCAAACACTATGATGGCATTCACTCCGTTGCTATAGTAGCCttgataaaaacacattaaaataataagagtTAAGTTGACCTTGTTCAATTGCTGCTGAGAGCCTTAATTAGCATAGTTTTCATAATTTGATTGCTCCcttattttcctctttttttgttcAATTTATCTGCCAATCTGTGTCTCTTTTGtctgactgtctctctgtcccctTTCCTCTCACTACTTTTCagataatttccttttattcACCAACCCATTCATCGCCAGATTTGGTGTCACTCAGACAGAGGGTCTTTTATCTGAATGACAGATCTTGTGATATTTCCAGTGACAGACGTCTCTGTTTCCATGGGACGGCTGGGTTTCACTTAAGCCCACAGCACAGTGGGGAGGAAATGCACTACCTGCTATTAGGGGTCAGATTTCCACCAATGGCCAGTACTTACTTAAGGCACAGGCTTACCAGGGTGTAAACCCCGGGGTTTTAAAGGGCCCCACAGAAAGGAAAGACAGAGATGGGGCCTCTGCCTGTGAAACCAATATGGCGTGACTCTGTGTCCGGCCTCAATTTAAGACCCAGCTCCCCCAGCAGACTTAATGCAGCTACATACAGGGcgacaaattaaaagaaaaggtcatttaaagtaataatctcgaacattttcatttaaataaatgtctgaagtaggcgagattggagcaaatatgatttaaaaaacgttatttttataaaactcagAAGTAAAGGTAGTACATGAAGCAGGTAACCTGgaacaaaatcatgtgcctctgtgtcctcaggtgctcctaacggcatctacaagatttcacataccggaggaaaacaagcagtaagagctgatctgaggtcggCTGGCCAGCTGCcctctatgagagccggctgtcaatcactcgcgaacttcgaccaaacggtcaaactaggccgcgctgatcagatatgaatcaatattatggaGTACAAGGAGTAATGGAACTAGAAATAGCAGCTGCAGTGAgctgttagatgaagagctgcaggcgaCAGGCTGCACATATACAACTTCTCAGCGAGGTCACCAACTATTTTCACTGTTCACAGACTCGTGCCGTCATCGCAGTTGACTACAGAATGATGGAAATGATTTCCTGACTTCTTTACTAAAAAGCCAAAAGTTTGTTTTGCTGCCCACAGTATTCTGTGACCTGTAGTATTAAACCACATTTGCTGTTGCCACCAGTAAACAGGGTGtcgccaaatcaaccaggactgaaatcttacgGATTGTCACTTTAAAGTGTTTTAGGAAGGGTTGGGCGATCATGAGAAAAGCTTCAACGCTCCCCAAGTCCCTTGGTGTTttgtagagctgaaatgattagtaaattattcgattgacagaaaaataaccagcgactattttaataatcaatacatttttcaagcaaaaatgccaacaaATGTTTTGGTTTTAGCATTTCCGATGTGAGGATTTGcggcttttattttattttctgacattttatggactaaTCAATAAATCGAGAAAGTTAATGACGGATTAATcgttaaagaaaataattgttagttgcagttgTGGAGAGCGCTGTCCAACATATTCCCATCATTTTCGTATGGAAACAACTGCACCAGCAGCAGCCACCCATCATCAAACACACAAGTTATATCATCATCAAGTGGCTACTTTGCTCCTTTTCAACCTGAATCCTATTGTTCTAATGTGCAGAGGACATGTGGAATTTTCCaccttgtgttgttttgtggaGAGTTCCCTCAGATGGCCGCTGGATGATGTCATACTCATCAGCTGGCTTCAGCTACAGCCTGCATTTCCTCATTTATTTGGTTGGCCGGCCTCCAAGGTAACATGAAGCATTTCCAAAATGAGACATCATTGTGCCATCTCGTTAGCCGAGAAGTGGCGGAAGCCAGCTTGAAAACAATAGCTGCTTGTGATACTGTAGAGCAGAGATTAGGTCTTTTATAAGATGCTGTTACTTCTGGAATCAGATATTCAGGCCTGCTGTGAACTGAAAATGTTTACTGTGCTCAAACAATGAGTCCCCGTATTTATTCTGTTGAATCGATGCGGCCAGTTCTAGATGTTTTCAATCAGACTGGTTGTTTACTTCTGTTTCTTTGTGCCAGCATCACTGACTTACGATTAATAGAACTTGCAATGACTATTGGGTATTGTAGGAAGAGTATTTAAGGAAAGGTTCGCATTTATTTTCAGGTCTATCTTTAAACAACACTCACATACTTGTGCATTGCAACAGTTTTTGGTGTCTGTAATTGTCtgcaatgagcccaactgtatacATGTGTggtgatgttagtccccatagtagccatttcaatgtagtgagaccattttttaaaatttaacctcactatataaaatgacctgtggtgacctctaggataatcacagcctcatgaaactttacagccacaaactagatacctagagcattcagaggatggatgggtttCCTAGctagactgacaataagggggtttctgagcagtttacacaactgaagtgctcgccatccaattgctggaaaatgcaattcttgcagaaatctccaaaagtcaaaggtttttgataccaaatcacagcatggctttctctatggtgttcttcaaggtcttggtgtcttattgtggtattttggagagattattgatcatttttatcaattctcgagtggaaaaaaaatgttaaatttagcaccaaatctgtgtaacaaatgttatcaacccaaaaattgctgtaataatttatgagacataatagagcatggggatgaacataatacacttccattataatgttctaaactCTTATAtactgaattaattaattaatgtttattacagatttatgactagaaaaaCTTGACAcaaagtgctgagctgcatctcaaattaatcttcagattcacagctttcagatgatgtacaccacttaaTAATGATTTCTTGGTCAGTATTGAGTAATTGAAAAATATTTGCTTCTGTTAATACTAATAGGTAATGTTGAAAATGGACATAATATTAGTAGTTATGATGCTCTTTAATAGTCTCACCTCCGTGGGAGATGACTCTCATGTAGGGCTCAATGATCTTCATGTTGATGCGGTGCTCCTGCTCCCCGATGACGACCGTCCTCCATAGTTTGCCGTCCTGGCGCTCCTCCTCAGCGCTGTACGTCGGGATGGGATTGTAAGGCTCATTTGTCCCGCTCCTATTGGCTGGATTGGGGTCTGATAGGAGAAAAGAACAATACTGTGTTATACAGCAGGCACAGGTTTTACTAACAACATTAGAGATGACTGTGTTGtgttcaagtgtcccagtaagccatgacagtgtggccctgaaactgaagcaggtACACAGAATTCAGCaatcaaaaatgttatttatttgtgcttttcctTCTGTGAAAAAGAGATTGAAAATCCATAGTCAACCTTGGTGGTGTGGAGAAACATACCATAAAACATAACATCAGTTATAAAGTTGCTGTGATTAAAATAAACAACCGTGACAGCACAAGAAAAGATTGTTTGCATCCTGACTGACCCACCTTCCCAGTCCATTTCATGGTCCGTGTAGTCGAGGTAATCCCCCTCATCAGGAGTGTCCAGGTCGTCCACGTTAATGTCGAGATCATCTGGTGTCTCCCCCAAGTCGTCCTCGCTCTGGTCCAGCGATAGGCTGATGCGAGGGGCAGATAGCTTTTTCCTTTGGCTGGGACCTCCTTGCAGGGGTAGAGAGGTAGGAGggactacaacaacaacaaaaaacacagtacATAAAAACACCTCAATCATCGTGGGTTTTGTACGTTTCTTTTTGAATAACGGTTGGTTTGCTTTGAATCGGAGCATTGGTTGACTCACCTGGTCTGCCTTCGGCACTCTCAGAGTTCATTTTACTCTCTGATGCCAGGTCCATCCCCAGGAGGACCTGTGAGAAGATGATTACAGTTATTAAATATGATACAACAAACCTGGAGAGCATCCAGACTATTGTGGAATGCATCACCTGTTATTCCTCTAATCTGAATCAGCGTTATAATTTGCCGCCGAAAAGATTTTATTGAGTTTGTTCGTGAACACCGACCTAGTTATTCTGGGCGTTCGCGCCtggaaaaggttgagaaccactgcttttTACGACTATTACTTATTATGACTCCtactacattacatttatttgatatctTTAGTCAcaagttactttacagattaagattttacatataCAACACATGATAAACCTATAaattatgatgcattgttacagattaaacGTCTCAGCagtataaaatacttaaaatagctacttacacattaatgtaataataatacaatcatctaatatataatagtattatACTTAAAGGGGCCATTTTATGCTTTTCGAGTACTTTAACTtttgatttttgataaatacatttagctgataatacttacatacatTTTACTTCAGTGGAATTTTCAATGCATGATTTTTACTGGTAATGGCGTATTTTTATATTACAGTATTTCTTACTTTTACCAAGGTGCTAgtctatctagagccagtgtttggtttgtctgttctgggctactgtagaaacatggcggccggctccgtgaagagaacccggtccgtatgtagatataaacggttcattctaaggtaacgaaaacacaacgattcttaatttcacgtgattacacactaaagaaaacatacttattaatactatattccatttatgccatctggtcctttaagtcaaggatctgaatacttcctccaccactgaaaaCTACTTTCTTAAATATTGCTTGGAACCCAAAATTGAGCTAGACCGACAAATGGGCCAATATTAGTTTATTGCCAATAGCGTTATCTAACTGGGTTTGAGGTAATTTAGAAAACAGTGTCACCAGAGAGAGATGGTAAGTTTAATCAGCCGCATAATGTGCTGCCTAGTATGAATCTTGATCATAATTCTTTAAGAGACAAATCTAAGAGATCCGTATCAACATCATTggctatgtttacatgcacactattattctgaatatgacaaTACTGTGAATTAGATACGgtgtcatgtaaacagcatattccgttGGGATATTCTGAAATAGTTCTTATTCTGATTGGAGCATTTTCCAATAAAAGACATGTGGGATAAGCCGAtgttattcaggttttaggagaattctttggacatgtatacagcacatttggaatatgcgtctcaatttgGGGTTTTACAGCCgtttgcgacacacggcctcttgcctatttacggccagctctgtgcgttgtacacaaaccaactagccgacagtttgcagagatgcatgcccaaaagaaaagacaaTATTTGACCACATATCTACAGGTTTTTGGATAAGcgcaaatatcacaacgccgacctttttaagaaggtggttgaaggaatgaaagacgGCGGCTGTGTTTGCACGGTCGAACGAGCCCGCCACCGGCACAGCTGCATGTACACGGGTATTACTAGTGGAATATAAAATTTTATTAGTCATGtaaacagattttctttttcagaagggcaaaaaaacagaatattttgagCATGTAAACGTAGCCAATGTTGAAAGATTACCATCAGCCAATATATCGTAATCAGatatcaatatcagtatctCAAGAAGTCCAGCATCAGTTGGGCTATACTACAAAGTATTAGCACAAGAAGCCCTCAAACACCAGCATGTGTTAACACATGGTGTGGATCAGACTGGTAAGGTGGTaaggggagaaaagagaggaagggatGAGGGAAATGAGAAAGATTTTGAGGTTAAAGGTCATCTTCCCCTGTGAATAATCCTCCCATTCAAactggaggagggggaggatgctgaagggtgaggaagaggaggaggaggaggaggaggaggaggaggagggggattgTTACATCATGACAAGCCCATTCCCCCTCCTCGCTGTCTTTTCCTAGTGCTGATTCAAATCGAATGACTGCACGCTCGCATGAGCACAGATTGGGCATAGATGCAAATTCACAGTGAGTCACGTGCGCTCATTcgcatgaaaaagaaaaaaaacatccttgtTCCTTCTGGGAGATTCTGCCTGGAACAAGGAAGATGGGATTGTATTAACAGctgcaacagaaacaaaatgctGAATGGTTGTCTCCTGTACGGATGACATCACGCTGACGATTCCCAGAAACATGTACagtacgtgcacacacacactgagataacaaacacacaatggCACAAGCTCCTACACTGCAGAATGACAAAATTAGCATCAGCTGTTATGTGCATCCTCTATGGAGGATGCTGAGCTGCTTCAGATCCACTTCCACAGCACAGTGCTGATGACAGCAGCCCCTCCCTCACTCtcgcttcctgtctgctggctgtgaggaaaaaaaaacagaaatacaagAACATATTCTCTTCTTTTTATCTTTCACAGAATAAGAAGCCGTCTACTCACCACTGCTGGGGCTCGGGTATCTCGTGTCCTCTTGCGTCTCAGTGCATGGATGCACTTCCAAGTTCCCTGCCTGTTTCCTTTTTCTCCCAGCCTCTTGGTGGAGATGCTCAGCTTACAAACAGCTCACAGCTTCCACCATTTTGTGGTCACATGATCTGGGCCATTACCAAATAAGGACGATCACCTGCTATAACAGCTCCCTGCACAGCAGCTTCCTCAGGCAGTGCAACTGAATGGAGATATAGGAGATGTTTGTGTGTCATTATTATCGTCGACTGGAGGGGATAAACTGGTGTAGGCGCCGTTGTGTTATTACTACCAGTAATGTGGGCTGCTGTTAATGCCTGACAGGAGATTTGTGAGGCTGACTGTGCAGCTACAACATTATATTAGCCCTTAGGgtacaaaaaaagcaataatcAGAAACGAGAACATTGCCAGCTTCGTGTGCTGATAATATTCACACACTTTACCACATGCTGGGAAGAAAATAGAGACGGATCCAAAGCAAATATCTGATGCTTACCATTCCCCTTAACTTCAAATGTGTCCTTTTATACTCTATATTAGCACTGAACTTTTCAACCCTTAAACAAGCACACTACTGTATACCGTAGCCACAAAGCAGATAAAATCAACAGTACCTAT
This window contains:
- the prune2 gene encoding protein prune homolog 2 isoform X2 gives rise to the protein MDLASESKMNSESAEGRPVPPTSLPLQGGPSQRKKLSAPRISLSLDQSEDDLGETPDDLDINVDDLDTPDEGDYLDYTDHEMDWEDPNPANRSGTNEPYNPIPTYSAEEERQDGKLWRTVVIGEQEHRINMKIIEPYMRVISHGGYYSNGVNAIIVFAACFLPDSDSEDYHEIMENLFLYVISTLELMVAEDYMIVYLNGATPHRRMPGLGWLKKCYQMIDRRLRKNLKSFIILHPSWFIRTILAITKPFISTKFSSKIRYVNSLDELQESIPMDCIQIPECIIRLDKELKVAAENSKRNSFLLGPEPTAVGRTEPDAAGASSS
- the prune2 gene encoding protein prune homolog 2 isoform X1, producing MDLASESKMNSESAEGRPVPPTSLPLQGGPSQRKKLSAPRISLSLDQSEDDLGETPDDLDINVDDLDTPDEGDYLDYTDHEMDWEDPNPANRSGTNEPYNPIPTYSAEEERQDGKLWRTVVIGEQEHRINMKIIEPYMRVISHGGYYSNGVNAIIVFAACFLPDSDSEDYHEIMENLFLYVISTLELMVAEDYMIVYLNGATPHRRMPGLGWLKKCYQMIDRRLRKNLKSFIILHPSWFIRTILAITKPFISTKFSSKIRYVNSLDELQESIPMDCIQIPECIIRLDKELKVAAENSKRNSFLLGPEPTAVGRTDRPDAAGASSS